The nucleotide sequence GCACTTTTTGCAGAACAGGCGATTATATCAAGTTCCTTATTCCTGCTTCTTTTCAAGACTTCAGGCCAGGGCAGGTTGGGTTGAACCTCCAGCTCTATCCCCAGATTATCAAAAATAATCCTGATATAGTCTGCAGCTATTCCTTGTGGGTTTTCCTGTTCATCAAAGGAATGAAATGGAGGAAAACTTCTTGGACCGCTGATCCTTAAACGTTGATGTTCTTCAATCCATTGTTTCTCCTCTTCATTCAGATTGATGAAAAGCTTATAGGCTTCTTCCGAATCTTCTGAGTCTTGTGAGAATAGTAGCGTGGGAGATAAATAAAAAGAGATGCAGAGTATTGCTATAAAGAATGTTGATGAAGATGTCTTTTTATTTTTCATGACCTACTAATTCCTGTATCACAAACTCTAGGTTTAAAAGGCTTGAGTTTCCAGTAATTATATCAGAACCTGACTGAGTAGTCAGGTTTCATGGGTTGTCCGGTATAACTTTCAGCTTTGAAGTACATCTTCAGGGTTATGACCTCTGTTTCGCCTCTGATATCCCTGCGAGCGTTTTTTGGCAATATCTCTGGAATTCTCAAGAGGTATAAACTCTCCCTTGTAAGTGAATCCATCTTCCTGTGTATTGCTTTCAAAGGATCTATGGAGCATTGTCTTATCAATAGGGTCGAAGTTCAGGTCATAAACCTGTTTGATTTTTCCATCATCATCTCTTTCGATCCACATTCTTTCATGATAACGGGCTATGCCGCTGACTCTTTCCAGATCTTCTTCTTTTAACATTTAATCTAACCTCTATTTGCCTTGCCGGTGATGGATTCTACAGAAATCTTGAAGACCATTTCATTCCAGACACAGATAATATTACCATAATCTGTGCCCTGAGGATATAAGAAGAATGAGTCGTTCCTTTTGGAAATCTCAGATATCAGGCCGCAGCTCAGAGGTCTATTATTGTCGTCAGTTAATCCAAAACTCTGTAAAATAGCTCTAAGGAGAATTAAAAATGGATAAGCGGTCTTCCCTGATTTCCGGATATTTTTGTGCGCTTCCATTCTTGGCATCTCTATGTTCAATTCATTTATCTATATAGCCGGGCATAGTACAACGGCTATCAATAAGTCCATACTCGCCATAACCGCTCCAGTTTTTATTGTGATATTCTCACGAATCTTTCTTAAAGAAAAAATATCTCTTCGTAAGGTTCTGGGTATTGCTATTCTGTATGGCGGAATATTTGCTTCATTGTTTCTGGGTGAGGAGATAAGACTGTATCATTTTTTCTGTATCATAGTGATTGTGAGTGGGATACTGCTGACAACCTTTGAGAAGAAATCCGGTAGCTGATTAATGTTATTTAGTGATAAATTCTCTGAACCTGTCGTTCACTAAGGTGTTCAGATCTTCTTTCATCCTTTCTCGTAAACTGCCCAGTTCTGATACAGAATCGTTTTCTGTAAGATTTTCAGGGAGGAAGAGCTGGTAGGGTTCAATATTAAGAAAAGAACAGATCTCATTCAGAGAGTCGGAAGAGGGGAATTTCTTCTGATTTTCAATGGCTGCTATCATGCTGTGTCCCAGAGATACTTTCTCAGCAAATTTCTCCTGAGACAGTCCCAGGGCTGAGCGGTATCTTTTGAGATTGACTGCTAAAACACCCCGCACTTTATCCTGTTTATATTCTCCCATCATTAATTTAATTATCTATCCCCCGGGATAATTCCTCAAAAGCCCTTCGGCGGATTCTGTTCGCCACTTAAAGTGGCGGAGTAAGTTGTTAAAAAGCGATTAAGCCATTTGGCTTCTCAGCTTTCTGCTGCTTTTAACTACTCTTTCATAATCAATCTCATGCTCGAACAGAATGATAGAGCTTGATCCTTTGGTATAGGCTGTTGAGATACTGCCAGAATATGCTGATGGTCTAATTATACAAAACCAGCAGCACAAGCTTTTGGCAAACATGACATTTGTAAATAAAATAGGAATTAAATTTTCTTCGGATATTATGGAAAATGCTGTATTCTTGAATGATACCCCCGGGGAGGAGTCTGAATAGTGCATTTCAGGTCTATTACAGCAAAACTGCTCTTTCTTATTATTGGAACTTATATCATCACCCTTCTCTCTATTTTATTTATTGCTGACAAACAGCTGAATAAAATCCTGGATAAGAGTCAGACAGAAATTTATCATGAGAAGCTGGAACTGATATGGAGTGAGCTGGACCGTACTGAGCAACGTCTTCAGAAAACAGGCCTTGTAGAGGCCAATGTGGATGACTTCCAGAATTCGGTACTTTCACAGTTTCGTAAAGCCTACTACAGCGAAGATGAA is from Oceanispirochaeta sp. M1 and encodes:
- a CDS encoding helix-turn-helix domain-containing protein, translated to MMGEYKQDKVRGVLAVNLKRYRSALGLSQEKFAEKVSLGHSMIAAIENQKKFPSSDSLNEICSFLNIEPYQLFLPENLTENDSVSELGSLRERMKEDLNTLVNDRFREFITK
- a CDS encoding EamA family transporter; protein product: MCASILGISMFNSFIYIAGHSTTAINKSILAITAPVFIVIFSRIFLKEKISLRKVLGIAILYGGIFASLFLGEEIRLYHFFCIIVIVSGILLTTFEKKSGS